A genomic region of Marinobacter sp. NP-4(2019) contains the following coding sequences:
- the rep gene encoding DNA helicase Rep: MNKLNPRQNEAVRYADGPLLVLAGAGSGKTSVITRKIAYLIEQLGIPGRHIAAVTFTNKAAREMKERVGRIVDRKQTRGLIVSTFHNLGLNMIREEHPHLGYHPGFSIFDAEDAKALLQDLMMREDSADAGDELSDIQMTISSWKNAMRGPEEAWSKAADEREQRIALIYKRYNEYLKAYNAVDFDDLILLPVQLFRSHPDVLAKWRRKIRYMLVDEYQDTNVCQYELVKLLVAERAAFTVVGDDDQSIYAWRGARPENLAQLKEDFPSLKIVKLEQNYRSTGRILRSANTVIANNPHVFEKALWSDHTIGEEIRIVRCRSEDTEADRVATEILDQKLKKGLAFKDFAVLYRGNHQARLLEMKLQAYQIPYRISGGQSFFSKNEIKDAMSYLRLLINPDDDAAFLRVVNVPRREIGPRTLEQLSHYARARNVSLFKALGDMGAETHVTEKGLDRLRRFAHWVDYICERLHREDPVPVIKQLFTDIEYEEWLHQHSGTPKQAERRMQNIWYLVESIQRMLDDGKGTADELGIEDAISKLILRDMMEQREEEDDSDKVQLLTLHASKGLEFPHVFIMGLEEEILPHRASIEEGNIEEERRLMYVGITRARETLTLTYAAQRKQYGEKIETIPSRFLDELPEEDLKWEGLGDLDVEANQKKGKATLSALLGDLGA, from the coding sequence ATGAACAAACTCAACCCCAGACAGAATGAAGCAGTGCGCTACGCCGACGGCCCCCTGCTGGTTCTGGCCGGTGCCGGCAGCGGCAAGACCAGCGTCATTACCCGCAAAATTGCCTACCTGATTGAACAGCTGGGCATTCCGGGGCGCCACATCGCCGCTGTGACCTTCACCAACAAGGCCGCCCGCGAAATGAAAGAGCGGGTGGGTCGCATTGTGGACCGCAAACAGACCCGCGGGCTGATCGTGTCCACCTTTCATAATCTCGGTCTGAACATGATCCGCGAGGAGCACCCGCACCTGGGCTACCACCCCGGCTTCTCCATCTTTGACGCCGAGGATGCCAAAGCTTTGTTACAGGATTTGATGATGCGGGAGGACAGCGCCGACGCCGGTGATGAACTCTCCGATATCCAGATGACCATCTCTTCCTGGAAAAACGCCATGCGTGGACCGGAGGAAGCCTGGAGCAAGGCGGCGGACGAGCGGGAGCAGCGCATTGCCCTGATCTACAAACGCTACAACGAATACCTCAAGGCCTACAACGCCGTCGATTTCGACGACCTGATCCTGCTGCCGGTGCAACTGTTCCGCAGCCACCCGGACGTGCTGGCCAAATGGCGCCGCAAGATCCGCTATATGCTGGTGGACGAGTACCAGGACACCAACGTGTGCCAGTACGAGCTGGTCAAACTGCTGGTGGCAGAACGGGCCGCCTTCACGGTGGTGGGCGACGACGATCAGTCCATCTACGCCTGGCGTGGCGCCCGCCCGGAAAACCTGGCGCAGCTCAAGGAAGACTTCCCCAGCCTGAAAATCGTCAAACTGGAGCAGAACTACCGCTCCACCGGGCGGATTCTGCGCAGCGCCAATACGGTGATCGCCAACAACCCCCACGTGTTCGAGAAGGCCCTGTGGAGCGACCATACCATTGGTGAAGAGATCCGCATTGTCCGTTGTCGCAGCGAAGACACTGAGGCCGACCGCGTGGCCACCGAAATCCTTGACCAAAAACTGAAAAAGGGTCTGGCCTTCAAGGACTTCGCCGTACTTTACCGGGGCAATCACCAGGCACGGCTGCTGGAGATGAAACTGCAGGCCTACCAGATCCCCTATCGTATCTCTGGCGGGCAGTCGTTCTTCTCGAAAAACGAGATCAAGGATGCCATGTCCTACCTGCGACTGCTGATCAATCCGGACGACGATGCGGCGTTCCTGCGTGTCGTCAACGTACCTCGCCGGGAAATCGGTCCACGCACGCTGGAGCAACTGAGCCACTATGCCCGCGCCCGCAATGTCAGCCTGTTCAAAGCGCTGGGCGATATGGGCGCGGAGACCCATGTCACCGAGAAAGGCCTGGACCGGCTACGACGCTTTGCCCACTGGGTCGACTACATCTGCGAACGCCTGCACCGGGAGGATCCGGTACCGGTGATCAAACAGCTGTTTACCGACATTGAGTACGAGGAATGGCTGCACCAGCACTCCGGCACCCCCAAACAGGCGGAACGCCGAATGCAGAACATCTGGTACCTGGTGGAATCGATCCAGCGCATGCTCGATGACGGCAAGGGCACTGCCGATGAACTGGGCATCGAGGATGCCATCAGCAAGCTGATCCTGCGGGACATGATGGAACAGCGGGAAGAAGAGGACGACAGCGACAAGGTTCAGCTCCTCACCCTGCACGCGTCGAAAGGGCTGGAATTCCCCCACGTATTCATCATGGGACTAGAGGAGGAGATCTTACCCCACCGCGCCAGCATCGAGGAGGGCAATATAGAGGAAGAGCGGCGGCTGATGTACGTGGGCATCACCCGCGCCCGCGAAACCCTGACCCTCACCTACGCCGCCCAGCGCAAGCAGTACGGCGAGAAAATCGAAACCATTCCCAGCCGGTTCCTTGATGAACTGCCGGAGGAGGACCTGAAATGGGAAGGTCTGGGGGATCTGGATGTCGAGGCCAACCAGAAAAAAGGCAAAGCCACCCTGAGCGCGTTACTGGGGGATCTGGGCGCTTAG
- a CDS encoding putative bifunctional diguanylate cyclase/phosphodiesterase, whose translation MTLPVETMSSGQVRLLVLTPEYTDFLWLESLLCRDRELVPDMVWCPDLIDCDDLIRNTHFDVILWDCVFHGDSEVSFLQYLSAASNDKSVLALSADPSAECAAELIANGAADYLCRQTLDAWSLARAVKCLWYREQLSASAHGHLGREVASGVINRDLFFDRLQQALLRAERGGHRLALLHLNLDDFRSFNESFGYQKSDLLVLKLAERLRHSLRRVDSLMRIGGDELAVIVEKVEDSLDITQIIRKVVNALNDPITVDGQNMVVSASLGVATYPEAGDSPENLMRRANRAMFEAKRDPGTSYRFYDQHLHITAGYQLRLEADLRNALRGKELELYYQPRIDLATEEVRGVECLLRWNHPERGLVSPDEFIPVAERSGLIVPIGYWVIEQACKRLQESSDLGFPGLVFAVNLSFRQFHDRKMTETIFRIIFNANVDTSLLELELTESAMMHDPEYAQRCLRELNQLGISFALDDFGTGFSSLSNLQHLPISLVKIDKSFVQELGHSADAEHIIRAIISLSHSLQISVVAEGVETEGQLEFLRQQHCDEIQGYYYARPMPWQDLVQFLNNRGQAACLQR comes from the coding sequence ATGACACTGCCAGTGGAAACAATGAGTTCCGGCCAGGTACGCTTGCTGGTATTGACGCCGGAATACACGGATTTTCTGTGGCTGGAGTCACTGCTTTGCCGTGACCGGGAGCTGGTGCCGGACATGGTGTGGTGTCCTGACCTGATCGACTGTGATGACCTGATCCGCAACACGCATTTCGATGTCATTCTCTGGGATTGTGTGTTCCATGGGGATTCCGAAGTCTCATTCCTGCAATACCTTAGCGCGGCCAGCAACGACAAATCCGTACTGGCTCTCAGTGCTGACCCCAGTGCCGAGTGCGCTGCCGAGTTAATTGCCAATGGCGCGGCTGACTACCTGTGCCGCCAGACTCTGGATGCCTGGAGTCTGGCGAGGGCCGTGAAATGCCTGTGGTACCGGGAGCAGCTGTCAGCATCCGCACACGGTCACCTTGGTCGCGAGGTGGCCAGCGGCGTGATCAACCGGGACCTGTTTTTTGACCGGCTCCAGCAGGCCTTGTTGCGGGCTGAGCGCGGTGGCCACCGGCTGGCCCTGCTGCATCTCAATCTGGATGACTTCCGCAGCTTCAACGAATCGTTCGGGTACCAGAAAAGCGACCTGCTGGTGCTAAAGCTGGCGGAGCGGTTGCGTCACAGTCTCCGCCGTGTGGATTCGCTAATGCGGATTGGTGGCGATGAGCTGGCAGTCATCGTGGAAAAGGTGGAAGACTCCCTCGATATTACCCAGATCATTCGGAAGGTGGTGAATGCCCTGAATGACCCGATCACGGTGGATGGGCAGAACATGGTTGTCAGTGCCAGCCTGGGAGTGGCGACGTACCCGGAAGCAGGGGATAGCCCGGAAAATCTGATGCGCCGGGCCAACCGCGCGATGTTTGAGGCCAAGCGTGATCCGGGCACCAGTTACCGCTTCTATGACCAGCATTTGCATATCACTGCCGGTTACCAACTGCGTCTGGAAGCGGATTTGCGCAACGCACTGAGGGGCAAGGAACTGGAACTGTATTACCAGCCGCGTATCGATCTGGCGACCGAGGAGGTCCGGGGCGTGGAATGTCTCCTGCGCTGGAACCATCCCGAACGCGGATTGGTGTCTCCGGATGAATTTATTCCGGTGGCGGAGCGCAGTGGACTGATTGTACCCATCGGCTACTGGGTGATCGAGCAGGCCTGCAAGCGCCTGCAGGAATCGTCGGATCTGGGTTTCCCGGGGCTGGTGTTTGCAGTCAATCTGTCGTTCCGACAGTTTCATGATCGCAAAATGACGGAGACTATCTTCCGTATTATTTTCAACGCCAACGTGGATACCAGCCTGCTGGAGCTGGAGCTGACAGAAAGCGCGATGATGCACGATCCCGAATACGCCCAGCGCTGCCTGCGAGAACTCAATCAGTTGGGCATCAGCTTCGCCCTCGACGACTTTGGTACCGGCTTTTCCTCCCTCAGCAACCTCCAGCATCTGCCCATTTCCCTGGTCAAGATCGACAAGTCCTTTGTGCAGGAACTGGGGCATTCCGCCGATGCAGAACACATCATCCGTGCCATCATCAGTCTTTCCCACAGTCTTCAGATCAGCGTGGTGGCCGAGGGGGTGGAGACCGAGGGACAGCTGGAATTTTTACGCCAACAACATTGCGATGAGATTCAGGGTTATTACTACGCGCGCCCCATGCCCTGGCAGGATCTTGTGCAATTCCTGAACAACCGTGGCCAGGCCGCTTGCCTGCAGCGGTAA
- a CDS encoding Tex family protein encodes MNSISRRIAEELGVREQQVNATVALLDEGATVPFIARYRKEVTGSLDDSQLRNLEERLRYLRELEDRRSTILNSIEEQGKLTDELRTSINEADTKNRLEDLYLPYKPKRRTKAQIAKEAGLEPLADALYDDPTLDPETTAGSYVSAEAGVADTKAALDGARYILMERFAEDAELLGDLRDFIWQDGQLKVTVIEGKESEGAKFRDYFDHIEPLKKVPSHRALAILRGRNEGILGYSIVVGDADDDRRHPHPAEQRIAARWNIRDNGRAADKWLSDVVRWTWRVKLSTQIETDLMAQVREAAETEAINVFANNLKDLLLLAPAGPRPTLGLDPGLRTGVKVAVIDGTSQVVGHGAIFPHAPKNQWERSIEQLAAWCREYKIELIAIGNGTASRETEKLVADLCKKYPELKLARIVVSESGASIYSASEFASKELPDLDVTVRGAVSIARRLQDPLAELVKIEPKSIGVGQYQHDVSQVQLARSLDAVVEDCVNGVGVDLNTASVPLLARVSGLNQSIAQNIVDFRNQNGVFRNRKQLLKVSRLGERTFEQAAGFLRIASGENPLDRSSVHPEAYGVVEAIAAKNNRKVENIIGDATFLRSLNPQDYVTEQFGLPTIKDIISELEKPGRDPRPEFRFASFEEGVETLSDLKPGMVLEGSVTNVTNFGAFVDIGVHQDGLVHISALSNTFVKDPREVVKAGDIVKVKVMDVDIPRKRIALSMRMDDQPGEKTDSKSAGSASRGRGENRSGGRSGRAQGGQQPQQGAMAGALAQALASARKGGR; translated from the coding sequence ATGAACAGTATCTCCAGGCGCATCGCCGAAGAGCTCGGTGTACGCGAGCAACAGGTTAATGCCACTGTCGCCCTGTTGGATGAGGGTGCCACGGTTCCATTCATTGCCCGCTACCGGAAAGAAGTCACCGGCTCGCTGGATGACAGTCAGTTGCGTAATCTGGAAGAGCGCCTGCGTTATCTGCGGGAACTGGAAGATCGCCGGTCCACGATTCTCAACAGCATCGAAGAGCAGGGCAAGCTGACCGACGAGTTGCGCACCAGCATCAACGAGGCGGACACTAAAAACCGCCTGGAAGATCTGTACCTTCCCTACAAGCCCAAGCGCCGCACCAAGGCCCAGATCGCGAAAGAAGCGGGCCTTGAACCTCTGGCGGACGCCCTCTACGACGACCCGACCCTGGACCCGGAAACCACCGCGGGCAGCTACGTCAGTGCCGAAGCCGGTGTGGCGGATACCAAGGCTGCCCTGGATGGCGCCCGCTACATTCTGATGGAGCGCTTTGCCGAGGATGCCGAACTGCTGGGCGACCTGCGGGATTTCATCTGGCAGGACGGTCAGCTCAAGGTCACGGTGATTGAGGGCAAGGAAAGCGAGGGCGCCAAGTTCCGTGATTATTTTGATCATATCGAGCCCCTGAAAAAAGTGCCGTCTCACCGGGCGCTGGCGATTCTGCGCGGTCGTAACGAGGGAATCCTGGGGTATTCCATTGTGGTGGGGGACGCTGACGATGACCGCCGGCACCCTCATCCAGCGGAACAGCGTATTGCCGCACGCTGGAACATCCGTGATAACGGCCGTGCCGCTGACAAGTGGTTGTCGGACGTGGTCCGCTGGACCTGGCGGGTGAAATTGTCCACCCAAATTGAGACGGACCTGATGGCCCAGGTGCGGGAAGCGGCTGAGACCGAAGCCATCAATGTGTTTGCCAACAACCTCAAGGACCTGTTGCTGCTGGCGCCCGCCGGGCCACGTCCGACGCTGGGTCTGGATCCGGGGCTGCGTACCGGCGTCAAGGTGGCGGTCATCGATGGTACCAGTCAGGTGGTTGGTCACGGTGCTATTTTCCCTCATGCGCCCAAGAACCAGTGGGAGCGTTCCATCGAACAGCTGGCAGCCTGGTGCCGTGAGTACAAGATCGAGCTGATTGCGATCGGCAATGGCACTGCCTCCCGGGAAACCGAGAAGCTGGTGGCGGATCTGTGCAAGAAATACCCCGAGCTGAAGCTGGCCAGGATTGTGGTGAGCGAATCCGGTGCGTCCATATACTCAGCATCCGAGTTTGCATCGAAGGAGTTGCCGGATCTGGATGTGACGGTCCGGGGCGCGGTGTCTATCGCCCGTCGCCTGCAGGACCCGCTGGCTGAGTTGGTGAAGATCGAGCCCAAGTCCATTGGGGTGGGGCAGTACCAGCACGATGTCTCCCAGGTGCAATTGGCACGTAGCCTGGATGCGGTGGTGGAAGACTGTGTAAACGGGGTTGGCGTCGATCTGAACACGGCGTCGGTACCCCTGTTGGCGAGGGTATCCGGGCTTAACCAGAGCATTGCCCAGAACATCGTCGACTTCCGCAATCAGAACGGTGTGTTCCGCAACCGCAAGCAGTTGCTGAAAGTCTCCCGCCTTGGCGAGCGTACCTTCGAGCAGGCCGCGGGTTTCCTGAGAATTGCCAGCGGTGAGAATCCGTTGGACCGGTCCTCGGTACACCCGGAAGCCTACGGTGTGGTGGAAGCTATCGCGGCTAAAAACAACCGCAAGGTCGAGAACATCATTGGTGATGCAACGTTCCTGCGGTCACTGAATCCCCAGGACTATGTTACCGAGCAGTTTGGTCTGCCGACGATTAAGGATATTATTTCCGAACTGGAAAAGCCCGGTCGCGATCCTCGCCCGGAATTCCGTTTTGCCAGTTTTGAGGAGGGGGTGGAAACCCTGAGTGATCTCAAGCCGGGCATGGTGCTGGAAGGTTCGGTCACCAACGTCACCAATTTCGGGGCGTTTGTCGATATCGGGGTGCACCAGGATGGTCTGGTTCACATCTCTGCGCTGTCCAACACCTTTGTGAAGGACCCGCGTGAGGTGGTGAAAGCCGGGGACATCGTCAAGGTCAAAGTGATGGATGTGGACATTCCCCGTAAGCGGATTGCCCTGTCCATGCGCATGGACGACCAGCCGGGTGAGAAAACGGACAGCAAGTCGGCTGGCTCGGCGAGCCGGGGCCGGGGTGAGAACCGCTCTGGTGGTCGCAGTGGCCGTGCCCAGGGTGGGCAGCAACCGCAGCAGGGCGCCATGGCCGGCGCATTGGCGCAGGCGCTGGCCTCGGCCCGGAAAGGCGGTCGTTAA
- the gshA gene encoding glutamate--cysteine ligase — MAESRHHIFHQFAAGDWSGFLKGVEKEGLRVDRNGFIAQTPHPRALGSALTHPRITTDYSEALLELITPVCDSTGSLLSSLRDVHRFVQQNLEDEVFWAASMPCELDGDASIPIAEYGTSNIGRLKHVYRQGLAVRYGRMMQSIAGAHYNLSLPDRFWSLWQQALGNQQSLKDFKSDQYFWLIRNFRRRSWLLMLLFGASPALDASFVAGVKHDLVRFNDNTWHGPDATSLRMGDLGYHNNAQSSLNICFNELSTYTRTLDRAIHTPWPEYEAIGTRRGDEFIQINTSVLQIENEYYSAVRPKRTTEREEKPIQALEARGVEYIEVRCLDLDPFSPVGVTESQIDFLDLFLLDCLLADSPRIDDSECERLDDNYKDVVAHGRNVELTLCRKGRRTPVGEAADSLLSELEPLAERLDSWTGGDAYRRALQAQRSKLSSPGQVPSARVMEAMSQSGLGHREWVQEISRQHQQTLREESIGEDTRAGFERMSAESLGEQARMEAADTLPFAEFLEEYLRS, encoded by the coding sequence ATGGCTGAATCCCGCCATCACATCTTCCATCAATTTGCGGCCGGCGATTGGAGCGGTTTCCTGAAAGGGGTGGAAAAGGAAGGTCTGCGGGTTGACCGCAACGGCTTTATCGCCCAGACCCCGCACCCCAGGGCCCTGGGGTCTGCGCTGACCCACCCACGGATCACCACGGACTATTCTGAAGCCTTGCTGGAGTTGATCACGCCGGTATGCGACAGCACCGGGAGCCTGCTGTCGTCGTTGCGGGATGTGCACCGGTTTGTGCAGCAGAACCTGGAAGATGAAGTGTTCTGGGCGGCGAGCATGCCCTGCGAACTGGATGGCGACGCCAGCATCCCCATTGCGGAATACGGCACGTCCAATATTGGTCGCCTCAAGCACGTCTACCGCCAGGGACTCGCCGTGCGTTATGGCCGGATGATGCAGAGCATCGCCGGTGCCCACTACAACCTGTCACTGCCGGACCGGTTCTGGTCACTGTGGCAGCAAGCCCTGGGTAACCAGCAGAGCCTGAAGGACTTTAAATCGGACCAGTATTTCTGGCTGATCCGCAACTTCCGCCGCCGCAGCTGGTTGCTGATGCTGTTGTTCGGGGCATCCCCGGCTCTGGATGCCAGCTTCGTGGCCGGAGTGAAACACGATCTGGTCCGTTTCAATGACAATACCTGGCATGGTCCGGACGCTACGTCTTTGCGGATGGGCGACCTGGGCTACCATAATAATGCCCAGTCCTCCCTGAATATCTGCTTTAACGAACTCAGTACCTACACCCGCACGCTGGACCGGGCGATCCACACGCCATGGCCGGAATACGAAGCCATTGGTACTCGCCGAGGTGACGAGTTTATCCAGATCAACACCAGCGTGTTGCAGATTGAGAATGAGTACTACAGCGCGGTGCGCCCCAAGCGCACCACCGAACGCGAGGAAAAGCCGATCCAGGCTCTCGAAGCCCGGGGGGTGGAGTACATCGAGGTTCGCTGCCTCGACCTGGACCCGTTCTCCCCGGTAGGGGTCACGGAAAGCCAGATCGATTTCCTTGATCTGTTCCTGCTCGACTGCCTGCTGGCGGACAGTCCCCGCATTGACGACAGCGAATGTGAGCGGCTCGATGACAATTACAAGGACGTGGTGGCCCATGGTCGGAACGTTGAGCTCACGTTGTGCCGTAAGGGGCGTAGAACCCCGGTGGGTGAAGCGGCTGACAGTCTGCTGTCGGAGCTGGAGCCGCTGGCGGAACGGCTCGACAGCTGGACCGGTGGTGACGCATATCGACGCGCGCTCCAGGCTCAGCGCAGTAAGCTGTCATCACCCGGTCAGGTTCCATCCGCCAGGGTGATGGAGGCCATGTCGCAATCCGGTCTCGGCCACCGGGAATGGGTTCAGGAAATATCCCGTCAGCATCAGCAGACACTCCGTGAAGAATCGATTGGCGAGGACACACGGGCGGGCTTCGAGCGCATGAGCGCGGAATCCCTGGGCGAGCAGGCGAGGATGGAGGCAGCTGATACCCTGCCATTTGCCGAGTTCCTGGAAGAATACCTGCGTTCCTGA
- the rmf gene encoding ribosome modulation factor yields the protein MTRETKLGWDVQSLNKAYRHGYMAASMGMELGRCPYRSEVVVAAWEAGWEDATEDAREQLPASDDLFSWIA from the coding sequence ATGACCAGAGAGACCAAACTGGGTTGGGATGTTCAGTCGCTGAACAAGGCCTACCGCCATGGGTATATGGCGGCGTCAATGGGCATGGAGCTTGGCCGTTGCCCCTACCGGAGTGAGGTGGTTGTCGCTGCCTGGGAGGCAGGTTGGGAAGATGCAACGGAGGACGCCCGTGAGCAGTTGCCCGCCAGTGACGACCTGTTTTCCTGGATTGCCTGA
- a CDS encoding flagellar basal body-associated FliL family protein has product MTLQLKRFFLILLCLLPAIPTATTAQEDEDETEAAQEEATITDYIEMDPSFVTHVGEPGDKLTYLKASVTIRASKETTRPAVEAHMPRLRHKLVMLFGEQTDADRLATSEGQAALRDEAKQRINAVLAEQQTGETITGVLFTEFVVQR; this is encoded by the coding sequence ATGACACTCCAGCTAAAACGTTTTTTCCTGATCCTGCTGTGCCTGTTACCAGCGATTCCTACCGCCACCACCGCGCAAGAGGACGAAGATGAAACGGAGGCGGCTCAGGAGGAAGCCACAATCACCGACTACATCGAAATGGACCCGTCGTTTGTCACCCATGTGGGGGAACCTGGCGACAAGCTCACCTACCTGAAAGCCTCGGTGACTATCCGTGCGTCGAAGGAAACCACCCGCCCGGCCGTGGAGGCTCATATGCCCAGGCTAAGGCACAAACTGGTGATGTTATTCGGGGAACAGACCGACGCGGACAGACTGGCAACCAGTGAGGGACAGGCCGCGCTCAGGGATGAGGCCAAACAACGGATAAACGCGGTGCTGGCCGAACAGCAGACCGGCGAAACCATCACCGGCGTTCTGTTTACGGAATTTGTCGTACAGAGATAG
- a CDS encoding disulfide bond formation protein B, giving the protein MTSRLVFSVIFVVCVALLGVAFYMEHVMGLEPCPLCWLQRFGFIGAGVVSLLAALHNPKGVGVRLYGLLLAVTAGAGLAVAGRQLWLQSLPEDQVPACGPSVDYMLEVLPLTEVLTTAFRGTGDCAEVVWRFLGLSIPGWTAVFFSLLVITGLVMLFRTGKRSEWSKG; this is encoded by the coding sequence TTGACTTCCAGACTGGTGTTTTCAGTAATTTTTGTGGTGTGTGTCGCGCTGCTGGGCGTGGCTTTTTACATGGAGCATGTCATGGGGCTGGAGCCCTGTCCCTTGTGCTGGCTTCAGCGGTTCGGGTTTATCGGGGCAGGTGTGGTGAGTCTGTTGGCGGCATTGCATAACCCGAAAGGCGTTGGTGTGCGCCTCTACGGGTTGCTGTTGGCCGTCACTGCCGGTGCCGGACTGGCCGTGGCCGGGCGGCAGTTGTGGCTGCAGAGTCTGCCCGAGGACCAGGTGCCGGCGTGTGGACCGTCCGTGGATTACATGCTGGAGGTTCTGCCCCTGACCGAGGTGCTGACCACCGCTTTCCGGGGCACGGGTGACTGTGCGGAAGTGGTCTGGCGATTCCTCGGTTTGAGTATTCCGGGATGGACCGCTGTGTTTTTCTCGCTGTTGGTCATTACCGGACTCGTGATGCTGTTCCGCACTGGCAAAAGGTCTGAGTGGAGTAAGGGCTGA
- the rsd gene encoding sigma D regulator translates to MLENCRNARERWGGVSELIDRWLKERQELLVHYCELSGESDFSQTEALREKFVRLCEVLVDYVSAGHFEIYEQLIQEAREFNDGGLELAAKLYPRIAETTETALNFNDRLDGNTLSESDVRALFDQLSELGEILESRFEMEDYLIEHLHNVHADKVMSSA, encoded by the coding sequence ATGTTGGAAAATTGCCGTAATGCCAGGGAGCGTTGGGGTGGCGTCAGCGAGCTGATTGATCGCTGGCTGAAGGAGCGCCAGGAGTTATTGGTGCACTACTGTGAGTTGTCCGGAGAAAGCGATTTTTCTCAGACAGAAGCCCTGCGGGAAAAGTTTGTCCGGCTCTGCGAGGTGTTGGTGGATTATGTATCCGCCGGTCATTTTGAAATCTATGAGCAGCTTATTCAGGAAGCCAGGGAATTCAATGACGGCGGGCTGGAGCTGGCTGCCAAATTATACCCGCGGATTGCAGAGACCACCGAGACGGCGTTGAACTTCAATGACCGCCTGGATGGCAATACGCTCAGTGAGAGTGATGTCCGGGCGTTGTTCGATCAACTGTCTGAGCTGGGAGAAATCCTGGAAAGCCGGTTCGAGATGGAAGACTACCTGATCGAACACCTGCATAACGTTCACGCGGACAAGGTCATGTCCTCTGCCTGA
- a CDS encoding FKBP-type peptidyl-prolyl cis-trans isomerase, with amino-acid sequence MKKMLLALAVSGIVAGCSTQTESEKDPSLDSTDQKVSYGMGLVLGERMKNDLPDLQMEQFLQGIEHGHKGDEEVSRMSREEIQEALMAYQQQLQERQNEQQEELAQKNSEAGEAFLAENAEREGVETTDSGLQYEILEEGDGDKPGENDKVKVHYTGELLSGEVFDSSRERGEPVTFGLNQVIPGWTEGLQLMNEGSRAKLYIPSELAYGPGGNHSIGPNETLVFDVELIEVNPE; translated from the coding sequence ATGAAGAAAATGCTGCTCGCACTGGCAGTATCCGGCATCGTCGCCGGCTGCTCCACGCAAACCGAATCAGAGAAAGACCCAAGCCTGGATTCCACCGACCAGAAAGTCAGTTACGGCATGGGCCTGGTCCTCGGTGAGCGCATGAAGAATGACCTGCCGGACCTGCAAATGGAACAATTCCTCCAGGGGATTGAGCACGGCCATAAAGGTGACGAAGAAGTAAGTCGGATGAGCCGTGAGGAAATCCAGGAAGCGCTGATGGCTTACCAACAGCAACTCCAGGAGCGGCAAAACGAGCAGCAGGAAGAACTGGCTCAGAAGAACAGTGAAGCCGGCGAAGCGTTTCTTGCTGAGAACGCCGAACGGGAAGGTGTAGAGACCACGGACTCCGGCCTACAGTACGAAATCCTGGAAGAGGGTGATGGCGATAAGCCCGGTGAAAACGACAAGGTTAAAGTCCACTACACCGGAGAACTGCTGTCTGGTGAGGTCTTTGACAGCTCCCGCGAACGTGGCGAGCCGGTCACCTTTGGTCTCAACCAGGTGATCCCGGGCTGGACCGAGGGCCTCCAGCTCATGAACGAAGGCAGCCGCGCGAAGCTGTACATTCCTTCCGAGCTTGCCTACGGACCAGGCGGCAATCACAGCATCGGGCCGAACGAAACCCTGGTGTTTGATGTGGAGCTGATTGAGGTGAACCCGGAGTAA
- a CDS encoding DUF4124 domain-containing protein, which produces MMMKWLIRLAFPALGVLLVLMFFGLNEPSPEAVEGTPEEESRTEIPAFEGLVPSPIPVEGPDIVFKWQDSDGNWHYADQPPEDGPWNALAIERQNSGGAPHSTAPDPETDWQSPYSAPFSLAPSSPTNSGS; this is translated from the coding sequence ATGATGATGAAGTGGCTGATCCGTCTCGCATTTCCGGCACTCGGCGTGCTGCTCGTACTCATGTTTTTCGGGCTCAATGAGCCCAGCCCGGAGGCAGTCGAGGGCACCCCCGAAGAAGAGAGCCGCACGGAAATTCCTGCTTTTGAGGGACTGGTACCGTCTCCGATACCTGTTGAAGGCCCGGATATTGTCTTTAAGTGGCAGGACAGTGATGGCAACTGGCACTATGCCGATCAGCCCCCCGAGGACGGTCCGTGGAATGCCCTGGCGATTGAACGTCAAAATAGCGGTGGCGCACCCCACTCGACCGCGCCAGATCCGGAAACTGACTGGCAATCCCCCTACAGTGCCCCCTTCTCCCTGGCACCGTCTTCTCCAACCAATAGCGGCAGTTGA